GAAAAGGGGCGTGCCGAGGTGGCGGCAGCCAATCGGGAAAAGATCGAGCAGGCGGTGGCGGCACTGAAAGCGGCCATCGAGGAGATGGAAAAAAATCGCTGCCGGGACCGCGAGCGGATGGAGATCGAGACCGTTCGTCTGGCGCTGGCCATCGCCAAAAAAATCGTACGCTACGAAACCGAACACGGCGACGTCATCGAAAAGGTGGTCAAAGCGGCCATGCAGCAGGTGGCCGACCCCCGCAAATTGAGGGTGCGGCTCAACCCCCGGGATATCGAGGCGGTCGCGGCCCTGGGCGATCAATTGCAAAACGGCGAGGATGCCGATGCGCAGCTGGCGTTGGAGGGCGATGAAGCCGTCGGCCGGGGAGGCTGTGTGATCGAGGCCCGACTCGGCGATGTGGACGCGCGGATCGAGCAACAGATCAAAGTGATTGAAGAAATGTTGAACGATCGACTGCCCAAACCCATTGCCGAAGGGTGACCGCGACGCTATGAACCAGCCGTTTTCCATGGATAAGTACCATGACGTCGTTCGCTCCGCGGCGGCGATACGCGCCAACGGACGGGTAAAAAAGGTCGTCGGCCTGGTTATCGAAGCCAGTGGGCCGGGATCGCAGATCGGATGCGTCTGCGATATTTTCGCCGAGGGCAGTGCAAGACCGGTGAGTGCGGAGGTGCTGGGCTTCAAGGAAGACTCCGTTCTGCTGATGCCCCTGGAAGATATCCACAGTCTGGGACCGG
This window of the uncultured Desulfosarcina sp. genome carries:
- a CDS encoding FliH/SctL family protein; this translates as MADASKDNRSSLSESCALYYFPEIPCDEVKERAPSPEPECFVGMGLGNDHDGSASPGNLEDSEEVRQLVEEAFAKGQEKGRAEVAAANREKIEQAVAALKAAIEEMEKNRCRDRERMEIETVRLALAIAKKIVRYETEHGDVIEKVVKAAMQQVADPRKLRVRLNPRDIEAVAALGDQLQNGEDADAQLALEGDEAVGRGGCVIEARLGDVDARIEQQIKVIEEMLNDRLPKPIAEG